One Accipiter gentilis chromosome 25, bAccGen1.1, whole genome shotgun sequence genomic region harbors:
- the LYSET gene encoding lysosomal enzyme trafficking factor: MMNFRQRMGWIGVGLYLLASAAAFYYVFEINETYNKLALEHIQQHPKEPQEGTTWTHSLKVRLLSLPFWLWTIIFLIPYLQMFLFLYSCTRADPKTVGYCIIPICLAVICNRHQTFVKASNQISRLQLIDT, encoded by the coding sequence ATGATGAACTTCCGCCAGAGGATGGGATGGATTGGTGTGGGGTTGTACTTGTTAGCAAGTGCTGCAGCTTTTTATTATGTCTTTGAAATCAATGAGACTTACAACAAACTAGCACTGGAGCACATTCAGCAACACCCCAAGGAACCACAGGAAGGAACCACATGGACGCACTCCTTAAAAGTACGACTGCTATCCTTGCCTTTTTGGCTGTGGactataatatttttaataccatATTTACAGATGTTCTTGTTCCTCTATTCCTGTACAAGAGCTGACCCCAAAACTGTTGGGTATTGCATCATTCCTATCTGCTTGGCTGTTATTTGCAATCGTCATCAAACATTTGTGAAGGCCTCAAATCAGATCAGTAGATTACAACTGATTGACACTTAG